From a single Populus nigra chromosome 18, ddPopNigr1.1, whole genome shotgun sequence genomic region:
- the LOC133678144 gene encoding protein ENHANCER OF LHP1 1, giving the protein MKVRTLKLREAHKSINGNNDINPSFCSVLWDQQALHLVTASSSDPSISIHDPLLPSNPPKILRHHRDGVTALALSPNSTCLASGSIDHSVKLFKFPSGEFETNVTRFTLPIRALAFNKSGSMVAAAGDDEGIKLINTIDGSIARVLKGHKGPVTGLAFDPINEYLATVDSVGTVLFWELQSGGILHTLKGVAPNIISDTSFMNVVSWSPDGETLAVPGLRNDVVMYDRDTAEKLFSLRGDHVQPVCYLSWSPNGKYMATSGLDRQILIWDVDKKQDIDRQKFEDRISGMAWKPIGNALAVIDVMGKYGLWESVVPSSMKSPTEDIPSLKNSNGVLLFDEDPEPSISGGLSEFGEDSLGESEPCSRKRLRKQSEFEDPDEDIDDELSLLPKTEPRKKVHRASKDNLDKGNGLRSTVTSARLKMQEAFQPGATPPQRGKRRFLCYNMLGTITAVENDGYSHIEIDFHDTGRGPRLPSMTDYFGFTMASLNENGSVFANPCKGEKNMSTLMYRPFSSWANNSEWSMRFEGEEVKVVALGTAWVAAITSLNFLRIYTDGGLQRHILSLDGPVVTASGLKNQLAVVTHVSDCLPSNDQMLEFRVFDISNGTQPLTGRLPLTPGSHLTWFGFSEEGQLSSYDSKGVLRVFTSQYGGTWLPIFSSSKEKKSDESYWVVGLNASKLFCIVYKNPDMFPQVIPKPVLSLLNLSFPVASSDLGADALENEFIMNSMHLSQIQKRMEDMAGACLDTTALDDESFNMEATQDRCILRLIASCCNGDKLVRATELMKLLSLEKSMKGAIKLVTALKLPNLAERFNSILEERLVNESKGTYKSPLLNSNDRASLTADAAISKTMATSIGKNETPEPSIAFSSPTLSAPLFIKKANKQEHEKSCQNQTVNAKTSMEPSNAEKVKSAENVIGVEVKMTGEVLKVQSQRPSNPFLKSSNNQETSKKDLDQLTSLHPSNPFKKTPH; this is encoded by the exons ATGAAAGTCCGTACACTGAAACTAAGAGAAGCTCATAAATCCATCAATGGCAACAATGACATCAACCCTTCCTTCTGTTCTGTCTTATGGGACCAACAGGCCCTTCATCTTGTTACAGCCTCCTCCTCTGACCCATCAATCTCCATCCATGACCCTCTCCTCCCTTCAAATCCTCCAAAGATTCTCCGTCACCACCGCGATGGCGTTACTGCCTTAGCTCTTAGCCCTAATTCTACCTGCCTCGCCTCTGGATCTATTGACCACTCCGTCAAGCTCTTCAAGTTTCCAA GTGGTGAGTTTGAGACTAATGTTACTAGATTCACGCTGCCGATTCGTGCTCTTGCATTTAATAAATCAGGGAGCATGGTCGCAGCTGCTGGTGACGATGAAGGCATTAAACTTATTAATACAATCGATGGTTCTATTGCGAGGGTTCTGAAAGGACATAAAGGACCTGTCACTGGCTTAGCTTTTGACCCTATTAACGAGTACTTGGCAACAGTAGATTCTGTTGGGACTGTTTTATTTTGGGAACTGCAGTCTGGTGGGATCTTACATACCCTAAAGGGTGTTGCTCCTAACATTATTTCAGACACTTCTTTTATGAATGTTGTTAGTTGGAGTCCTGACGGGGAGACTTTGGCTGTCCCTGGTTTGAGAAATGACGTTGTGATGTATGATAGAGACACGGCAGAGAAGCTGTTTTCACTGAGAGGTGATCATGTACAGCCTGTATGTTATTTGTCTTGGTCACCTAATGGCAAATACATGGCCACTTCTGGTTTGGATAGACAGATTCTGATATGGGATGTCGATAAGAAGCAGGACATTGACAGGCAGAAGTTTGAGGATAGAATAAGTGGTATGGCTTGGAAGCCAATAGGTAATGCATTGGCTGTTATTGATGTTATGGGAAAGTATGGTCTGTGGGAATCGGTTGTTCCTTCGTCAATGAAATCTCCTACGGAAGATATTCCAAGTTTGAAGAACAGTAATGGAGTTCTTTTGTTTGACGAGGATCCAGAGCCAAGTATATCTGGTGGTTTAAGTGAATTTGGTGAAGATAGTCTTGGTGAATCAGAACCATGTAGCAGGAAGAGATTACGTAAACAGTCTGAATTTGAAGATCCAGACGAGGACATTGATGATGAGTTGAGCTTGCTTCCAAAGACTGAACCCAGAAAAAAGGTGCATCGTGCCAGCAAGGATAACTTGGATAAGGGAAATGGACTCAGAAGTACAGTGACATCTGCTAGGTTGAAAATGCAGGAGGCATTTCAGCCAGGCGCTACTCCTCCACAGCGTGGAAAGAGGCGCTTCCTGTGCTACAACATGCTTGGAACTATAACTGCAGTGGAGAATGACGGATACTCCCACATAGAG ATCGACTTTCATGATACTGGCAGAGGTCCACGACTTCCGTCAATGACCGACTATTTTGGTTTCACAATGGCCTCATTAAATGAGAATGGAAGTGTTTTTGCCAATCCCTGCAAAGGTGAAAAGAATATGAGTACTCTCATGTATCGCCCGTTCAGCAGCTGGGCAAACAACAGTGAG TGGTCTATGCGATTTGAAGGGGAAGAAGTGAAAGTTGTGGCACTTGGTACTGCTTGGGTTGCTGCAATTACTAGTCTTAATTTTCTGCGCATCTACACTGATGGTGGTTTGCAG AGGCATATTCTCTCCCTTGATGGACCAGTGGTGACTGCGTCAGgcttaaaaaatcaacttgcTGTTGTCACTCATGTTTCTGACTGTCTTCCTTCAAATGACCAG ATGCTAGAGTTCAGAGTATTTGACATATCTAATGGGACCCAGCCACTCACAGGGCGTCTTCCCTTAACTCCAGGTTCACATCTAACATGGTTTGGGTTTAGTGAAGAAGGCCAATTAAGTTCATATGACTCAAAG GGTGTTTTGCGGGTTTTTACAAGCCAATATGGTGGTACCTGGCTCCCAATCTTCAG TTCCAGTAAAGAGAAGAAGTCTGATGAAAGCTACTGGGTGGTTGGACTAAATGCTAGCAAGTTGTTTTGTATTGTTTACAAGAATCCTGACATGTTCCCACAG GTGATACCCAAACCAGTCCTCTCCCTTTTGAATCTCTCATTCCCTGTAGCATCCTCTGATCTTGGAGCAGATGCCCTGGAAAATGAGTTTATAATGAACAGCATGCACCTCTCACAG ATTCAGAAAAGGATGGAAGACATGGCAGGTGCCTGTTTGGATACTACTGCACTAGATGATGAATCTTTCAATATGGAGGCAACTCAAGATAGATGCATCCTGAGACTAATTGCTTCTTGCTGTAATG GTGATAAGCTTGTGAGGGCTACGGAACTTATGAAGCTTTTATCTCTGGAAAAATCAATGAAGGGAGCAATAAAGCTTGTTACAGCGCTGAAGCTTCCAAATTTGGCCGAACGATTCAACAGCATACTGGAG GAAAGATTGGTCAATGAATCCAAGGGAACTTACAAAAGCCCCCTCCTGAACTCAAATGATCGTGCATCTCTCACAGCTGATGCTGCAATCAGCAAGACGATGGCGACTTCAATTGGAAAAAATGAAACACCCGAACCTAGCATTGCATTCTCATCACCGACACTGTCAGCCCCCCTATTTATCAAAAAGGCAAATAAGCAAGAGCATGAAAAAAGTTGTCAGAACCAAACTGTAAATGCAAAGACCAGTATGGAGCCAAGCAATGCAGAGAAGGTGAAAAGTGCTGAAAATGTGATTGGAGTAGAAGTAAAGATGACAGGCGAGGTGTTAAAGGTACAATCACAACGCCCGTCTAATCCATTTTTAAAGTCATCAAACAATCAGGAAACTTCGAAGAAAGATCTGGATCAGTTAACATCCTTGCATCCCtcaaatccttttaaaaaaacaccacaTTGA